In one window of Gemmatimonadaceae bacterium DNA:
- a CDS encoding DUF445 family protein, which translates to MQLLQDEATRQAQLDRMKRRATALLVLATVIFFVTRLLVTRYPWLDVIRATAEAAMVGGLADWFAVTALFRHPMGIPIPHTAIVPARKDRVGRTLGAFVQKNFLTRDVIANRLRSLDVAPRLAEWLASPDNVRQIARHAASSLASAAQLVRDEDVEAFIDRGVAERVRAIKAAPLLSRLLSIITADNRHQELLNDAIRLAANAVEDSHALIRLRVEEETPWWVPSAIDDKIYRKIVSAIERTLIEVRDDSTHPLRERFDIAIDNFIEKLNNSPAVAARIEALKEELLLSDAARRFSSGLWGRAKTALVRYAEAPEEVAPGTIERAINAFGEAVVKDPELLQKIDDFIVDVAMFLVDRYQSEVADLIAHTVASWDPDVTSRRVELAIGRDLQFIRINGTLVGGLAGTVIYLISKWMK; encoded by the coding sequence ATGCAACTCCTGCAGGACGAAGCGACTCGTCAGGCGCAGCTCGACCGCATGAAACGCCGGGCGACGGCGTTGCTCGTGCTGGCAACCGTGATCTTCTTCGTCACGCGCTTGCTGGTGACGCGCTACCCGTGGCTCGACGTCATTCGAGCAACGGCGGAAGCGGCAATGGTTGGCGGCTTGGCCGACTGGTTCGCGGTGACCGCGCTCTTCCGTCATCCGATGGGGATTCCGATCCCGCACACCGCGATCGTGCCGGCTCGAAAAGACCGTGTGGGGCGTACGCTCGGCGCGTTCGTGCAGAAGAACTTTCTCACGCGCGACGTGATCGCGAACCGGCTGCGAAGTCTCGACGTGGCACCGCGACTGGCGGAGTGGCTCGCGAGTCCGGACAACGTGCGACAGATCGCGCGACACGCGGCGTCATCGCTCGCCTCGGCTGCTCAACTGGTCCGCGACGAGGACGTCGAGGCATTCATCGATCGGGGCGTGGCCGAGCGTGTCCGTGCCATCAAGGCTGCCCCATTGCTCAGTCGATTGTTGTCGATCATCACCGCCGACAACCGACATCAGGAGTTGCTCAACGACGCGATACGGCTGGCGGCCAATGCCGTGGAGGACAGTCACGCGCTCATCCGACTCCGTGTCGAGGAGGAGACGCCGTGGTGGGTGCCCAGCGCCATCGACGACAAGATCTATCGCAAGATCGTATCGGCCATCGAGCGAACTCTCATCGAGGTCCGGGACGATTCGACGCACCCACTGCGCGAGCGCTTCGACATCGCGATCGACAACTTCATCGAGAAACTGAATAATTCGCCGGCCGTCGCCGCGCGCATCGAGGCACTCAAGGAAGAGTTGCTCCTGAGCGATGCGGCGCGGCGATTCTCGTCTGGGCTGTGGGGCCGCGCCAAGACGGCGCTCGTTCGCTACGCAGAGGCGCCAGAGGAGGTTGCGCCGGGAACGATCGAGCGCGCGATCAACGCGTTCGGCGAAGCAGTGGTGAAGGATCCCGAGCTGCTTCAGAAGATCGACGACTTTATCGTCGATGTCGCGATGTTCCTCGTCGACCGGTATCAGAGTGAGGTGGCTGACCTCATCGCGCACACCGTTGCGTCGTGGGACCCGGATGTCACGTCGCGGCGCGTCGAGCTGGCCATTGGGCGCGATCTTCAATTCATTCGCATCAACGGTACGCTCGTCGGGGGACTCGCGGGGACGGTGATTTACTTGATTTCGAAGTGGATGAAGTAG
- a CDS encoding AAA family ATPase, with protein sequence MIGDFLAPEGDALKRFTRDLTTDARGGRLEPVRCRDAEVDRVIDILLRHGKNNPALVGPAGVGKTAIAEGLAQRIAEGRVPLVLRNVRLLSLDHVGLLAGTTYRGQYEQRISALVAETTAARNVILFIDELHNLIGQGTALGAAMDAANMLKPALVRGDFRVIGATTNDEYEKWILGDPALERRFQKVAVRELGAVEALEILQARKERLERHHNVLISDEALRSSVTLTDEYVTDRMRPDKAIDALDEACAHMQAVASYPPRAEELMRRRVSLLRREAAKNESNDRRSVRQEAVAEDERDAAERTEDRYPQDGFGALERFGAELEALFMGPPPKRPAPSASASASTEAAAPTSAAPATPSTASLSEVESELSRLLMEQGIVVRGHDIARVVSLMSGKSVAWTD encoded by the coding sequence GTGATTGGAGATTTCCTGGCGCCAGAGGGTGATGCGCTCAAACGCTTCACTCGCGATCTCACGACGGACGCACGCGGCGGGCGCCTCGAACCCGTTCGTTGTCGCGACGCCGAAGTCGATCGGGTGATCGATATCCTGCTGCGGCACGGCAAGAACAATCCAGCGCTCGTCGGACCGGCCGGTGTGGGAAAGACCGCAATTGCCGAAGGTCTGGCGCAACGCATTGCCGAAGGGCGCGTGCCGCTGGTCCTGCGCAACGTGCGCCTGCTCTCGCTGGATCACGTTGGGCTGCTCGCGGGCACGACCTATCGCGGACAGTACGAACAGCGCATCAGCGCACTCGTCGCCGAGACGACCGCTGCACGCAACGTGATCCTCTTCATCGACGAGTTGCACAATCTGATCGGACAGGGCACCGCGCTCGGCGCCGCGATGGATGCCGCCAACATGCTCAAGCCGGCGCTCGTCCGCGGCGACTTCCGCGTTATCGGCGCGACGACGAACGACGAATACGAGAAGTGGATTCTCGGTGATCCAGCGCTGGAGCGCCGCTTTCAGAAGGTCGCCGTGCGGGAGCTAGGCGCCGTGGAGGCGCTCGAGATTCTGCAAGCGCGTAAGGAGCGACTCGAGCGACATCACAATGTGCTCATCTCCGACGAAGCGCTCCGCTCGTCGGTGACGCTCACCGACGAGTACGTGACCGATCGGATGCGTCCCGACAAAGCGATCGACGCGCTGGACGAGGCGTGTGCGCACATGCAAGCGGTCGCGAGCTATCCGCCGCGAGCCGAGGAGCTCATGCGGCGCCGCGTGTCGTTGCTGCGCCGTGAAGCGGCGAAGAACGAGTCGAATGACCGACGTAGCGTTAGGCAGGAAGCAGTCGCGGAGGACGAGCGGGACGCCGCCGAGCGGACTGAGGATCGCTACCCGCAGGATGGCTTCGGCGCGCTCGAGCGGTTTGGCGCGGAGCTCGAGGCGCTGTTCATGGGGCCTCCGCCGAAACGTCCCGCGCCAAGCGCGAGCGCGAGCGCCAGCACGGAGGCAGCGGCGCCGACCAGCGCAGCTCCGGCGACACCGAGCACGGCGTCGCTCTCCGAAGTGGAGTCCGAGTTGAGTCGGCTCCTGATGGAGCAGGGAATCGTCGTCCGCGGGCACGACATCGCGCGTGTCGTGAGTCTGATGTCGGGAAAGAGCGTGGCGTGGACCGATTGA
- a CDS encoding prepilin peptidase, translating to MIGISPELAPAFAFLFGACIGSFLNVCIVRWPREQSVIRPRSRCPQCGHRLAWFENIPIVSWLALRARCRCCAEPISPMYVIGELTVALGWLACVLAFGPTFTAIRVAVFGTVLLGVALTDAQTYLIPDGFTLFGLFWTLLTAIVAFFLGQGSLFAGPYEALIGACAGAGMIAIVGWLGEVALRKEAMGLGDVTLMAFIGGALGPQRAIMTVFVASALGAVTFLGVVYPITWFRRTHTREQTELALGGGPFAAPLVPFGVFLAPAAMLTLLWGETWLGWLLRS from the coding sequence ATGATCGGAATAAGTCCTGAACTAGCGCCAGCATTCGCGTTCCTGTTCGGAGCCTGTATCGGCTCTTTTCTGAACGTGTGCATCGTTCGGTGGCCGCGAGAGCAGTCGGTGATTCGACCACGCTCTCGCTGCCCGCAGTGCGGGCATCGCCTCGCTTGGTTCGAGAACATTCCGATCGTGAGCTGGCTCGCGTTGCGCGCGCGTTGTCGCTGCTGTGCGGAACCGATTTCTCCCATGTATGTCATCGGTGAGCTGACGGTTGCTCTGGGATGGCTCGCCTGCGTGCTTGCATTCGGTCCAACATTCACGGCCATTCGCGTCGCCGTGTTCGGGACGGTCTTGCTCGGTGTCGCGCTGACCGACGCGCAGACTTATCTCATACCCGATGGGTTCACACTCTTCGGCCTCTTCTGGACTCTGCTCACCGCAATCGTCGCGTTCTTCCTCGGACAGGGTTCGCTCTTCGCAGGTCCCTACGAAGCGCTGATCGGCGCCTGCGCGGGAGCCGGCATGATCGCGATCGTTGGATGGCTGGGTGAAGTTGCGCTCAGGAAGGAAGCGATGGGTCTCGGGGACGTCACTTTGATGGCGTTCATCGGCGGCGCGCTCGGTCCACAGCGCGCGATCATGACGGTGTTCGTCGCGTCGGCTCTCGGTGCGGTCACTTTTTTAGGCGTCGTGTATCCGATTACGTGGTTTCGCCGTACGCATACACGTGAGCAAACCGAGCTTGCTCTGGGCGGCGGCCCATTCGCAGCGCCGCTCGTTCCATTCGGCGTCTTCCTTGCGCCTGCTGCGATGCTGACGTTGCTTTGGGGAGAGACGTGGCTCGGGTGGCTCCTGAGGAGCTGA
- a CDS encoding RNA methyltransferase, with translation MRVLSIARDLQRRHARERHGLFIAEGVRTVAELLHSPLTIRGVLAAPAPDLTHTEPLLVAVRERGIPVQEVTSAEFASASGTETPQGILAIAEVPQCDLTTLQLTEPFRLLVLDGVQDPGNVGTIVRTAAALGAAAIVSLPGTVDLWNAKVVRSSMGALFHHPTLACTWEELTAFRFERQFSLWGADAAGESLFRLVQGGDAIPARLALAVGNEGAGLSARTRESADKLVSVEIAPAVESLNVAVATGILLYELRLNDRNKS, from the coding sequence GTGCGCGTGCTGAGCATAGCCCGGGACCTGCAGCGCCGACACGCGCGCGAGCGCCACGGGCTCTTCATAGCCGAAGGCGTTCGCACCGTAGCCGAGCTTCTCCATTCCCCCCTCACTATTCGCGGCGTCCTCGCCGCACCAGCACCTGATCTCACTCACACGGAGCCGCTCCTTGTAGCAGTGCGCGAGCGCGGGATTCCGGTGCAAGAGGTCACGTCCGCCGAATTCGCGTCCGCGTCAGGAACCGAAACACCCCAGGGAATCCTCGCCATCGCCGAAGTCCCCCAATGCGATCTCACCACTCTGCAACTGACCGAGCCGTTTCGCCTCCTGGTACTCGACGGCGTGCAGGATCCTGGCAACGTCGGAACAATCGTACGCACGGCGGCGGCTCTGGGAGCTGCCGCCATCGTCAGTCTGCCCGGAACCGTTGACCTCTGGAATGCCAAAGTCGTCCGTAGTTCAATGGGGGCTTTGTTCCACCACCCTACGCTTGCTTGTACCTGGGAGGAGCTGACCGCGTTCCGTTTCGAGCGTCAGTTTTCGCTTTGGGGCGCCGATGCCGCGGGCGAGTCCCTGTTCCGACTCGTTCAGGGAGGCGACGCCATCCCGGCTCGGCTGGCGCTAGCGGTTGGGAACGAAGGAGCAGGACTCTCAGCCCGAACGCGAGAAAGCGCCGACAAGCTCGTGTCGGTCGAGATTGCGCCAGCGGTGGAGTCGCTCAACGTCGCCGTTGCGACAGGTATCCTTCTTTATGAGCTACGATTGAATGATCGGAATAAGTCCTGA
- a CDS encoding M48 family metallopeptidase, translating into MRRILAGALLAVTAAGCSVSTQQEVELGAQYSQQINAQLPIIQDPEVNRYINVLGDSIARLTARGDLPWQFFVVNSAEVNAFAVPGGYIYVNRGLIERARNLSELAGVLGHEIGHVVERHTIKQMQQQQGAQVGVTLGCVLLNACGSEIAQAGINVAGGALFAKFSRNDEAQADEVGIANVVRAGISPKGIPEMFQILIDERQSNPGAVDLWFGTHPTEESRIADTQAIIDKIDPAILRSLTYDSPRFHDFKQRVRALPAPPPQRTNSRGS; encoded by the coding sequence ATGAGACGAATTCTAGCCGGTGCACTGTTGGCCGTCACGGCCGCGGGGTGCAGCGTCTCCACGCAGCAGGAAGTGGAACTCGGCGCGCAATACAGTCAACAAATCAACGCGCAGCTTCCCATCATTCAGGACCCTGAGGTCAATCGCTACATCAACGTACTCGGCGATTCGATCGCGCGGCTCACCGCGCGGGGCGACCTACCGTGGCAGTTTTTCGTCGTCAACAGCGCGGAAGTCAACGCGTTCGCCGTACCGGGTGGTTACATCTACGTCAATCGTGGGCTGATCGAGCGCGCACGGAATCTGAGCGAGCTGGCCGGCGTGCTCGGACACGAGATCGGCCACGTCGTCGAGCGTCACACGATCAAGCAGATGCAGCAACAGCAGGGCGCGCAAGTCGGAGTTACCCTCGGTTGCGTACTGCTCAACGCGTGTGGGAGCGAGATCGCGCAGGCAGGAATCAACGTCGCCGGCGGCGCGCTCTTCGCCAAATTCAGCCGCAATGACGAAGCACAGGCCGACGAAGTGGGTATTGCGAACGTCGTACGCGCGGGGATCAGCCCCAAGGGAATTCCCGAGATGTTTCAGATTCTCATCGACGAGCGACAGTCGAATCCGGGCGCCGTCGACCTCTGGTTCGGCACGCACCCGACCGAGGAGAGCCGAATTGCAGACACTCAGGCGATCATCGACAAGATCGATCCGGCGATTCTCCGCTCGCTGACGTACGACTCGCCGCGCTTTCACGACTTCAAGCAGCGCGTGAGGGCGTTACCGGCTCCGCCACCGCAGCGCACGAACAGTCGCGGTTCATAA
- a CDS encoding purine-nucleoside phosphorylase, which translates to MNAIQVPRVAYGASDATAAADHVRSVLGDVKPVAALILGSGLGGLANRITDGARIPFGQIPGFPSAMVAGHAGVLIAGRLAGRPVIALAGRFHMYEGHAAALAAFPTRVLAALGAKTLIVSNAAGGIRPNLTPGDLMLIRDHINFMFLNPLIGPVTGDEVRFPDMSSPYDDALCVVARNVARDEGISLTEGVYCGLLGPTYETAAEVRMLSFLGADAVGMSTVPEAIVARSLGLRVLGVSCVTNLACGLSTTPITHHEVIETTARAAAKFERLVSGVVARL; encoded by the coding sequence ATGAACGCGATCCAGGTGCCTCGTGTGGCCTACGGCGCCAGCGACGCGACCGCCGCTGCGGATCACGTACGCTCGGTCCTCGGCGACGTCAAGCCCGTCGCCGCACTGATCCTCGGATCAGGGCTGGGCGGTCTCGCCAATCGAATCACTGACGGCGCGCGAATTCCGTTCGGTCAGATTCCCGGCTTTCCGTCCGCCATGGTGGCGGGACACGCGGGGGTCCTGATCGCCGGCAGGCTCGCCGGGCGGCCGGTCATTGCGCTCGCGGGGCGCTTTCACATGTACGAAGGACACGCCGCCGCGCTCGCGGCGTTTCCGACTCGCGTTCTGGCAGCGTTAGGCGCAAAGACGCTCATCGTCTCGAACGCAGCTGGCGGCATTCGCCCGAATCTCACGCCCGGCGACCTGATGCTCATACGCGATCACATCAATTTCATGTTTCTCAATCCTCTCATCGGCCCGGTCACGGGCGACGAGGTCCGGTTCCCCGACATGTCGTCGCCCTACGACGATGCGCTCTGTGTGGTGGCGCGAAACGTTGCGCGCGACGAGGGCATCTCGCTCACCGAAGGCGTATACTGTGGGCTGCTTGGTCCGACCTACGAGACAGCGGCCGAAGTGCGCATGCTCTCGTTTCTGGGTGCGGATGCGGTCGGGATGTCAACGGTACCCGAGGCGATCGTCGCTCGCTCACTCGGTTTGCGCGTCCTCGGTGTGAGCTGTGTGACCAATCTGGCCTGCGGGCTCTCGACGACGCCGATCACGCACCACGAGGTCATCGAGACGACCGCCCGTGCCGCCGCGAAGTTCGAGCGTCTGGTGAGCGGCGTCGTCGCCCGCTTATGA
- the add gene encoding adenosine deaminase, protein MAPTPERRTSPTIDRELLRRLPKAELHCHLDGSLRPATLLELAREYDVTLPRTDVDSLRSYMRVHDASTLEQYLERFDVTLAVMQTADALERIAYELAEDASADGVRYIEVRFAPILNVRGALDLGAAVEAPLRGLARAASEIGIVGKVIICALRTMEPDVSRELAHLAVAYRHRGVVGFDLAGGEHGHPATLHADAFRYAREHDLACTCHAGEGDGAQSIRQAVHVCGAHRIGHATRLAEDESLTQYVNDRRIPLEICLTSNVQTRATEHFETHPLREYYDRGLNVVLNTDNRLMSDTTLTDEYEAAATHLGFTLAELCKVARNGFAAAFLPWEERRLLLADADRDIAALEAGCPE, encoded by the coding sequence GTGGCTCCGACGCCTGAGCGCCGCACGTCGCCGACCATCGATCGCGAACTGCTGCGCCGTCTGCCCAAGGCAGAGCTGCACTGTCATCTCGATGGCTCGCTGCGGCCGGCAACACTGCTCGAGCTTGCGCGCGAATACGACGTGACGCTGCCGCGAACCGATGTCGATTCGCTCCGGTCGTACATGCGTGTGCACGATGCATCCACACTGGAGCAATATCTCGAGCGCTTCGACGTGACGCTCGCGGTGATGCAGACGGCCGATGCGCTCGAGCGAATCGCCTACGAGCTTGCTGAGGATGCCTCGGCCGACGGCGTTCGATACATCGAGGTGCGCTTTGCACCCATTCTCAATGTGCGTGGTGCGCTCGATCTCGGCGCGGCTGTCGAGGCGCCGTTGCGCGGCCTCGCGCGGGCGGCGAGCGAGATCGGCATCGTGGGCAAGGTGATCATCTGCGCATTGCGCACGATGGAGCCCGACGTCTCGCGCGAGCTCGCGCACCTCGCCGTCGCGTATCGACATCGCGGAGTCGTCGGTTTCGATCTCGCTGGCGGCGAGCACGGCCATCCGGCAACGCTTCACGCCGACGCGTTCCGTTACGCGAGAGAGCACGACCTCGCCTGCACGTGCCACGCAGGGGAAGGTGATGGCGCGCAATCAATCCGGCAGGCGGTCCACGTCTGTGGCGCGCATCGGATCGGGCACGCGACGCGCCTTGCCGAAGATGAATCGCTCACGCAATACGTCAACGATCGCCGCATTCCGCTCGAGATCTGCCTAACGAGCAACGTCCAGACGAGGGCAACGGAACACTTCGAGACGCATCCGCTGCGCGAGTACTACGATCGCGGGCTCAACGTCGTGCTCAACACCGATAATCGGTTGATGAGCGACACGACGCTCACGGACGAATACGAGGCCGCGGCAACGCACCTTGGCTTCACCCTGGCCGAGCTGTGCAAGGTGGCGCGAAACGGCTTCGCCGCGGCGTTTCTTCCCTGGGAAGAGCGGCGTCTGCTGCTCGCCGACGCCGATCGCGACATCGCGGCGCTCGAAGCCGGATGTCCAGAATGA
- a CDS encoding 5'-nucleotidase C-terminal domain-containing protein: MMHPLSLGAVQRRAPLLAFAALAIGCATPTSRFDLRSTRLTRINVPPSPHRSEVDLVVAATTDTHGRLRSWDYYANAPEPERGLTRLATIVDSLRGANPGRVVLVDAGDLLQGNPLTYVAARLPSSSLRPHPVAAAMNAMSYDAAAIGNHEFNYGVPTLRRMIADARFPMLAANAYSSDGHHAFTAWKMIVREGVRIGLVGGTTPGSNVWDRDNLAGRIVVRDIIPSVRESVAAARAAGADVVIVMLHSGLNEPSSYDTVSTKVASENVTARVAREVPGIDLIVYGHSHKELADSMIDGALLMQPKNWATSLGVATLRLAREGAHWRVVEKHSTLIPAAGHAENAVVIAATEAAHKATLAYATQPVGTTIVAWRADSARVLDTPLIDFILDVERKATGAQLASTAAFSLDANLAAGPVTVARIAALYPYDNTLRKIRISGRQLRDYLEFSARYFRTDAHGVVGVDPSIPGYNFDIVGGANYTIDVSKPIGARITRLEYQGRLVAPTDSFTFALNNYRQTGGGGYAMLAGSKNLDDRQLEIRQLLIDEVRARKTLDPSEYARHSWEIVPNAAVATAYASMHRIPGEGATRTAARPAIAGRRLRLIGTNDVHGALEPRPDANGVLRGGLAYVAAAIQRAEAECKLPQCTALLLDGGDEFQGTPASNFAFGRPVVDVFNQLGLAAGALGNHEFDWGQDTLRARMRQAHYAILGANVRDTLGHAVPWIRSDTLIRRGGIEVGVIGLATRSTPTSTRASNVVGLRFDDPAPIVDSLTRRLRANGADVVVVVAHAGAFCDRTGRSGCAGEIVDLAQRLSQHVDAIISGHTHSLVNTLVHGTPIVQGRSQGQAIDVVDLPLDAPEGTMPAHDVRDVLPDSIAPDSAINALVAQATSAAAPRANRPIARVAEYMKKSATGAEEQVALGNLIADAMRVEGNGDIGIMNNGGIRAPLRAGTATYGDLFEVQPFGNILYRVTVGGRDLRSYFENLLGKRRPIVHISGAVLEYDTTRAPGSRLVSVRIGDSPLDENRSYTVVLNDFEYTGGSGLGFGSAVRRAENLDLVDLDAFIRYLQHQQQPVASPNDKRFVIAPRP; the protein is encoded by the coding sequence ATGATGCATCCCCTCTCGCTCGGCGCGGTGCAGCGCCGCGCGCCGCTTCTCGCATTTGCTGCTCTCGCGATCGGCTGCGCGACGCCGACATCGCGCTTCGACCTTCGCTCGACGCGCCTCACGCGGATCAATGTGCCGCCGAGCCCCCATCGCTCGGAAGTCGATTTAGTCGTCGCGGCCACGACGGACACACATGGGCGGCTTCGCAGCTGGGATTACTACGCCAACGCGCCCGAGCCCGAGCGCGGACTTACGCGCCTCGCGACAATCGTCGATTCGCTACGCGGTGCGAATCCCGGACGCGTTGTGCTCGTTGATGCGGGCGATCTGCTCCAGGGGAATCCGCTGACGTACGTGGCCGCTCGATTACCGAGCAGTTCGCTGCGACCCCATCCGGTGGCGGCGGCAATGAACGCGATGTCGTATGACGCGGCGGCGATCGGTAATCACGAATTCAATTATGGCGTGCCGACGCTGCGTCGCATGATAGCAGATGCGCGCTTCCCGATGCTGGCAGCCAACGCATATTCGTCTGACGGGCACCACGCGTTCACCGCGTGGAAAATGATCGTGCGCGAGGGGGTGAGGATCGGGCTCGTCGGCGGAACGACGCCCGGCTCCAACGTTTGGGATCGCGACAACCTCGCCGGTCGAATCGTTGTGCGCGACATCATCCCATCCGTTCGCGAATCGGTCGCCGCGGCGCGCGCCGCGGGCGCGGACGTCGTGATCGTGATGCTGCACTCGGGGCTCAACGAACCGTCGAGCTACGACACGGTGAGCACCAAGGTCGCGAGCGAGAATGTGACTGCGCGCGTCGCGCGTGAGGTGCCGGGGATCGATCTCATCGTCTATGGCCACTCCCACAAAGAGCTCGCCGATTCCATGATCGATGGCGCGCTACTCATGCAGCCGAAGAATTGGGCGACGAGTCTCGGCGTCGCGACGCTGCGACTGGCGCGAGAAGGCGCGCACTGGCGCGTCGTGGAGAAGCATAGCACGCTCATTCCTGCGGCCGGCCACGCCGAGAATGCGGTGGTGATCGCCGCGACGGAGGCAGCACACAAGGCAACGCTTGCCTATGCGACGCAACCGGTCGGCACGACGATCGTTGCGTGGCGCGCTGATTCGGCGCGCGTCCTCGATACACCGCTCATCGACTTCATTCTCGACGTCGAGCGCAAAGCAACCGGCGCGCAGCTCGCGTCGACGGCGGCCTTTTCGCTCGACGCGAATCTCGCGGCCGGGCCGGTAACCGTCGCGCGAATTGCGGCGCTGTATCCGTACGACAACACATTGCGCAAGATCCGAATCTCCGGGCGCCAGCTTCGCGATTATCTCGAGTTCAGCGCACGCTATTTCCGAACCGATGCACACGGCGTCGTTGGTGTCGATCCATCGATTCCAGGGTACAACTTCGACATCGTTGGCGGCGCCAACTACACAATCGACGTCTCGAAGCCGATCGGCGCGCGCATCACGAGACTCGAGTATCAGGGCCGACTGGTCGCGCCGACGGATAGCTTCACGTTCGCGCTCAACAACTATCGTCAGACGGGCGGCGGCGGCTACGCAATGCTCGCCGGCTCGAAGAATCTCGACGACCGCCAACTGGAGATTCGCCAGCTGCTCATCGACGAAGTACGCGCGCGGAAGACGCTGGATCCGTCGGAGTACGCTCGTCACAGCTGGGAGATCGTGCCTAACGCTGCCGTTGCGACGGCGTACGCGTCGATGCACCGCATTCCGGGCGAAGGCGCGACGCGGACGGCGGCGCGACCAGCGATAGCAGGCCGTCGTCTTCGCCTGATCGGCACGAACGACGTGCACGGCGCGCTCGAGCCGCGTCCGGACGCGAACGGCGTACTGCGCGGAGGCCTGGCGTACGTCGCCGCCGCGATTCAGCGCGCCGAGGCGGAATGCAAGCTGCCGCAGTGCACCGCGCTGCTGCTCGACGGCGGCGACGAGTTTCAGGGCACTCCGGCGTCGAACTTCGCCTTCGGCCGTCCCGTCGTCGATGTCTTCAATCAGCTCGGGCTGGCCGCGGGCGCCCTCGGCAACCACGAGTTCGATTGGGGACAGGATACGCTGCGCGCGCGCATGCGTCAGGCGCACTACGCGATCCTAGGCGCGAACGTCCGCGACACGCTGGGCCACGCCGTTCCGTGGATTCGGAGCGACACGCTGATTAGGCGCGGCGGGATCGAGGTCGGCGTCATCGGCCTCGCGACGAGATCGACGCCAACTTCGACACGTGCGTCGAATGTCGTTGGTTTGCGGTTCGATGATCCCGCGCCGATCGTCGACAGCCTAACGCGGCGGCTGCGAGCGAACGGGGCCGACGTTGTCGTCGTCGTGGCCCATGCCGGCGCTTTCTGCGACCGCACGGGCCGAAGCGGTTGTGCGGGCGAGATCGTCGACCTCGCACAGCGACTGAGCCAGCACGTGGACGCGATCATCAGTGGCCACACGCATTCCCTCGTGAATACGCTCGTACATGGCACGCCGATCGTTCAGGGACGTTCCCAGGGGCAGGCGATCGACGTCGTCGATTTGCCGCTCGATGCGCCTGAGGGGACGATGCCGGCGCACGACGTGCGCGACGTCCTGCCCGACTCCATTGCCCCGGATTCGGCGATCAATGCGCTCGTCGCTCAGGCGACGAGCGCAGCAGCGCCACGGGCCAATCGGCCCATCGCCCGAGTTGCGGAGTATATGAAGAAGTCCGCCACGGGCGCCGAAGAGCAAGTGGCGTTAGGCAATCTCATCGCGGACGCGATGCGCGTCGAAGGGAACGGCGACATCGGCATCATGAATAACGGCGGCATCCGCGCACCCTTGCGCGCGGGCACGGCGACGTACGGGGATCTCTTCGAGGTGCAGCCGTTTGGGAATATCCTCTATCGCGTGACCGTCGGCGGTCGCGACCTGCGGAGTTACTTCGAGAATCTTCTCGGCAAGCGACGGCCGATCGTCCACATCAGCGGAGCCGTGCTCGAGTACGATACGACGCGAGCGCCTGGCTCGCGGCTGGTCTCGGTCCGGATCGGCGATTCGCCGCTGGACGAGAATCGGAGCTATACCGTCGTCCTCAACGATTTCGAGTATACAGGCGGCAGCGGTCTCGGTTTCGGCAGCGCCGTTAGGCGGGCCGAAAACCTGGACCTCGTCGACCTCGACGCGTTCATCAGGTATCTCCAGCATCAACAACAGCCTGTGGCGTCACCCAACGACAAGCGCTTCGTGATTGCGCCTCGTCCATGA
- the udk gene encoding uridine kinase, translated as MKPLIIGIAGGTGSGKSTVARNVAKALSTSSVAFIDMDAYYRNFAHVPLEERRHINWDHPDAFDWELLLTHLTALLDGESIDKPIYDFVSHARSAQKTSIAAAEVIVIDGILLFVDARVRDLCDVKVFVDADADIRLIRRIRRDVAKRGRALDDVIEQYLTTVQPMHLQFVEPSKRYADVIVPRGGHNPVAIEMIVAKIERRLASTRIDQPAHAGESTRA; from the coding sequence GTGAAGCCGCTCATCATCGGCATCGCAGGCGGTACCGGGTCCGGCAAATCCACCGTCGCGAGAAACGTGGCGAAGGCACTCTCCACGTCGTCGGTGGCGTTCATCGACATGGATGCGTATTACCGCAACTTCGCGCACGTACCACTCGAGGAGCGACGACACATCAACTGGGACCATCCCGATGCATTCGACTGGGAGCTCCTCCTCACTCATCTTACCGCGCTTCTCGACGGCGAGTCGATCGACAAGCCGATTTACGATTTCGTCTCACACGCGCGAAGCGCACAGAAGACATCGATTGCCGCGGCCGAGGTCATCGTCATCGACGGCATTCTGCTGTTCGTCGACGCGCGCGTTCGCGATCTCTGCGACGTGAAAGTCTTCGTCGATGCGGACGCGGACATTCGCCTCATCCGGCGCATTCGTCGCGACGTCGCCAAGCGAGGCCGCGCGCTCGACGACGTCATCGAACAGTACCTAACGACAGTTCAGCCGATGCATCTGCAGTTCGTCGAGCCGAGCAAGCGGTACGCAGACGTCATCGTGCCTCGTGGCGGACATAATCCCGTGGCCATCGAGATGATCGTCGCGAAGATCGAGCGTCGACTCGCCTCAACCCGCATCGACCAGCCCGCGCATGCGGGCGAGAGCACGCGCGCGTGA